One genomic region from Streptomyces sp. Li-HN-5-11 encodes:
- the eccD gene encoding type VII secretion integral membrane protein EccD yields MVSTATTSRTQLSRVTLVGERRRADIVLPSDTPIGQLLPDILRLLDDRAATRPTTRQLITSDGSVLPHDATLSSAEVPDGAVLQLVRAHAAPPAPVVHDVTDQVADDLDLRAWRWRPAARRASAGLATVVFAVAAGLLARREFALESVTTALAAATAVCLVAGALVARIGNGNRGLATALLLATGGLGLLAAWTAADAYDWSGTARLAGVVAALVVTLVLLAYFSPLGRGGLIGAGSAAAVAVVWEAVAAVQDRPDRLGAVMAVFSVVLLGLLPRFALMASGLTGLDDRRSSGVSVSRHQVANALAATHRGLALATVVTAVSAAAGGWLLTTAHEPTVWTVVLASLTAVVLLSRARAFPLVAEVVALFGAAAVLVVRLAVLWLNHAGGAGALVLLGTAALLPLLVLAVEPPEHVRVRLRRFADLIESVGVIGLFPLAVGVFGIYGQLLNKF; encoded by the coding sequence GTGGTGAGCACAGCAACGACGTCCCGGACCCAGCTGAGCCGGGTCACCCTGGTCGGTGAGCGACGACGTGCCGACATCGTTCTGCCGTCGGACACCCCGATCGGCCAACTGCTCCCGGACATCCTGCGGTTGCTCGACGACCGGGCGGCCACACGTCCGACCACCCGGCAACTGATCACCTCCGACGGTTCGGTGCTGCCGCACGACGCGACGCTGTCCTCGGCCGAGGTCCCCGACGGAGCCGTACTCCAGCTCGTGCGCGCCCACGCGGCACCGCCCGCACCGGTCGTGCACGACGTCACCGACCAGGTCGCCGACGACCTCGATCTGCGCGCCTGGCGCTGGCGCCCCGCCGCGCGCCGGGCCAGCGCCGGCCTCGCGACCGTGGTGTTCGCCGTGGCCGCCGGCCTGCTCGCCCGGCGGGAGTTCGCGCTGGAGAGCGTCACCACCGCGCTCGCCGCAGCCACCGCCGTGTGCCTGGTCGCCGGCGCCCTGGTCGCCAGGATCGGCAACGGCAACCGCGGGCTCGCCACCGCGCTGCTGCTCGCCACCGGCGGGCTCGGACTGCTCGCCGCGTGGACCGCCGCCGACGCCTACGACTGGTCAGGGACGGCCCGCCTGGCCGGTGTCGTCGCCGCGCTGGTGGTCACCCTGGTGCTGCTGGCCTACTTCTCGCCGCTCGGCCGCGGCGGGCTCATCGGGGCCGGGTCCGCAGCCGCGGTCGCCGTCGTCTGGGAGGCCGTGGCCGCCGTGCAGGACCGGCCGGACCGGCTCGGCGCGGTGATGGCCGTGTTCTCCGTCGTGCTGCTCGGCCTGCTCCCGCGCTTCGCGCTGATGGCCTCAGGGCTCACCGGGCTCGACGACCGGCGCTCCTCCGGGGTGTCGGTCAGCCGGCACCAGGTGGCCAACGCGCTCGCCGCCACCCACCGCGGGCTCGCCCTGGCCACGGTGGTCACCGCCGTCTCGGCCGCCGCCGGCGGCTGGCTGCTGACCACCGCCCACGAGCCGACCGTGTGGACGGTGGTGCTGGCGTCGCTGACCGCCGTCGTACTGCTGTCGCGGGCGCGGGCCTTCCCGCTGGTCGCCGAGGTGGTAGCGCTGTTCGGGGCGGCGGCCGTGCTCGTCGTACGCCTGGCGGTGCTGTGGCTGAACCACGCCGGGGGCGCCGGCGCGCTGGTGCTGCTCGGCACGGCCGCGCTGCTGCCGCTGCTCGTCCTCGCGGTGGAGCCGCCGGAGCACGTGCGGGTGAGGCTGCGCAGGTTCGCCGACCTGATCGAGTCCGTCGGCGTGATCGGGCTGTTCCCGCTCGCCGTCGGGGTGTTCGGCATCTACGGGCAACTGCTCAACAAGTTCTGA
- a CDS encoding phosphohydrolase, with the protein MGPDEVEAVARAAHAGRTDKAGRPYAEHLSAVAEGVRARGGGDELVSAAWLHDALEDGALSEEWLDAAALSQTTKDVVRAVTKRPGEEPEAYARRILATPGARLVKAADLAHNAEPHRLAALDEPTARRLARKYATMRGHLGLTPDD; encoded by the coding sequence ATGGGCCCGGACGAGGTCGAGGCCGTCGCCCGTGCCGCGCATGCCGGGCGGACCGACAAGGCCGGCCGGCCCTACGCCGAGCACCTGTCGGCCGTCGCCGAGGGTGTCAGGGCCCGCGGCGGAGGTGACGAACTCGTCTCCGCCGCCTGGCTGCACGACGCCCTGGAGGACGGCGCGCTGAGCGAGGAGTGGCTCGACGCGGCCGCCCTCTCCCAGACGACCAAGGACGTCGTACGGGCCGTCACCAAGCGGCCGGGCGAGGAGCCGGAGGCGTACGCGCGACGGATCCTGGCCACTCCGGGCGCCCGGCTGGTGAAGGCGGCCGACCTCGCGCACAACGCCGAACCGCACCGCCTGGCCGCCCTGGACGAGCCAACGGCCCGCCGGCTCGCGCGGAAGTACGCCACGATGCGCGGGCACCTCGGCCTCACCCCGGACGACTGA